A genomic window from Paucibacter sp. KCTC 42545 includes:
- the brxF gene encoding BREX-3 system P-loop-containing protein BrxF, with protein sequence MLTKLERYVDQLGELHTKLIVLAGPRGSGKTKLLQELGTKLGVQPLNVNLELGRRLSATPHAARGFSAGQLLRDIADKQGKEEVLLLDNIELLFERGLEINPLDLIKRLAHSKRVVAVWPGELRGNRLYYAEMTHPEYRDYDANGVVALEI encoded by the coding sequence ATGCTGACAAAACTGGAACGGTACGTAGACCAGCTTGGTGAATTGCACACAAAACTCATCGTGCTGGCTGGGCCGCGTGGCAGTGGCAAAACCAAGTTGCTACAAGAGTTGGGAACCAAGCTGGGTGTCCAGCCGCTGAACGTCAACTTGGAGTTGGGGCGTCGCTTGTCGGCTACGCCGCACGCAGCGCGTGGCTTTTCTGCGGGCCAGCTGCTGCGGGATATCGCTGACAAGCAGGGTAAAGAAGAGGTGCTGCTGCTCGACAACATCGAGTTGTTGTTTGAGCGTGGCTTGGAGATCAATCCGCTGGATCTGATCAAACGACTGGCGCACTCCAAGCGCGTCGTGGCCGTTTGGCCCGGCGAACTGCGCGGGAATCGGCTGTATTACGCCGAGATGACCCACCCGGAATACCGCGACTACGACGCTAATGGCGTGGTCGCACTTGAGATTTAA
- a CDS encoding WYL domain-containing protein, translated as MTTDRLQELGHAQRDRMAYIELRLWFVGEIRRQDMASRFGIQTAAATRDLGLYKEMAPANIEYDGSSKTYIIGRAFTPLFDFPAERVLTWLAEGFGDGEPVRSRTGITCDIPNKLGQPDLSTLASITRAISHKCPVRIKYQSVENGQSEREIVPFALLDTGLRWHTRAFDRKSGEFRDFVLTRIQDPAVLKDAHVEAHERPDQDIQWTRIVELELVPHPDQSRPEVTLLDYGMRDGLLKMNLRAATAGYVLRKWSVDCSPDHSLRGPEYRLWLRDHLALYGVKNALLAPGYRSPDHLRPEAEAE; from the coding sequence ATGACCACAGATCGCCTACAAGAACTTGGACACGCCCAGCGTGACCGAATGGCGTACATCGAGCTGCGACTATGGTTCGTGGGCGAAATCCGCCGCCAGGACATGGCGTCCCGCTTCGGAATCCAAACAGCCGCAGCTACCCGAGACCTGGGGCTCTACAAAGAGATGGCCCCAGCAAACATCGAGTACGACGGGAGCTCCAAGACATACATCATTGGGCGAGCGTTCACGCCTCTGTTTGACTTTCCGGCCGAGCGAGTCCTGACGTGGCTGGCTGAAGGCTTTGGGGATGGAGAACCGGTCCGCTCCCGCACCGGTATCACCTGCGACATTCCCAACAAGCTGGGGCAGCCCGATCTCAGCACGCTGGCCAGCATCACCCGGGCCATCAGTCACAAGTGCCCCGTGCGAATCAAGTACCAATCTGTCGAAAACGGCCAAAGCGAGCGTGAGATCGTCCCTTTCGCCTTACTGGACACTGGCTTGCGCTGGCACACCCGCGCCTTCGACCGCAAGTCGGGTGAGTTTCGAGACTTTGTGCTGACCCGGATTCAAGACCCTGCCGTGTTGAAAGATGCCCATGTTGAGGCACATGAGCGTCCTGATCAGGATATCCAGTGGACTCGCATCGTTGAACTGGAGCTCGTTCCCCACCCAGATCAGTCACGACCAGAGGTCACTCTGCTGGACTACGGCATGCGCGATGGCCTGCTCAAGATGAATCTGCGCGCCGCCACTGCCGGTTATGTGTTGCGCAAGTGGAGCGTGGACTGCTCCCCCGATCACAGCCTGCGAGGCCCTGAATATCGACTGTGGCTGCGGGATCACCTGGCGCTCTATGGCGTGAAGAACGCGCTGCTCGCACCCGGCTACCGCTCGCCTGACCACCTTCGGCCAGAAGCCGAGGCGGAATGA
- a CDS encoding NUDIX hydrolase, with protein sequence MWLITSVGFFSVVQKPGDKQNGTLTVRSRVRSDLAALKQHYLPGLGPIQESLDTDYRFRAVAPRAEVSAAMARMIENLDYGNFKSEVAKKQGPKRASLYHQVWDVLYQLQTSPNFVETEPTADSYGGVVVSGGHKVLLREPAKHHGGYAWTFAKTVAKEGESPRDAAIRAVREKTGYDAEIRISVPGVFKGSSSNTCYYVMDAKHPPAKPSWQTAALRWVIFDEARDLLRQSPNAEGRDRDLAILDAAEKVAGIIAYKEHPNVQPEDWTDLKSMPERHTVLYPKLRFNPDEMANIRRGFLPTVMEQKWFLYFTGDRLRMHRSWTGVLIFDVGFAFDPKGGAYVTDVIVNRENREYSNTDDDEDLKLLEEIIRYHLLQPLEEPEVDGFVKAMGLAMQPKYLGSPEVVTALVKEIFDVAIRALAEEATEKDFVEAVGKVIAAFTDDNAGYTRMPGWHSAEQMGGYIKKYLSGSDQGEHLAEIIGNGMTALIAKLQEMLGGFLQDPAANWEEHALVQLNALHQFVVTVLLGTNTVLSGGKTLSDFQWVPIAAGAGNKQVIVDVGSEGGSLTLYGVQSPEGWQFRVETNESALEDDEDMTDLPERPWVGTWRSALKQLDAHPWTQLHPLAVHSEFCDRVFKALQTRKKKGLVIDWDQWGNVLKIFVDEEQ encoded by the coding sequence ATGTGGCTCATCACCTCCGTCGGATTTTTCAGCGTTGTACAGAAGCCGGGCGACAAGCAGAACGGCACGTTGACGGTGCGCTCGCGAGTCCGTAGCGACCTGGCAGCTCTCAAGCAGCACTATCTTCCTGGCTTGGGGCCGATCCAGGAGAGTCTCGATACCGACTACCGTTTCAGGGCGGTCGCGCCGCGCGCCGAGGTCTCCGCCGCCATGGCGCGGATGATCGAAAACTTGGACTATGGCAACTTCAAGTCAGAGGTGGCCAAAAAGCAGGGGCCAAAGCGCGCGAGCCTGTATCACCAGGTTTGGGATGTGCTCTACCAGTTGCAGACCTCCCCAAATTTTGTCGAAACAGAACCCACCGCAGACAGCTATGGTGGCGTGGTGGTCAGTGGTGGGCACAAAGTCCTTCTTCGCGAGCCAGCCAAGCACCACGGCGGGTATGCCTGGACCTTTGCCAAGACCGTGGCCAAGGAGGGAGAGTCACCGCGCGATGCTGCCATCCGCGCCGTGCGAGAGAAAACGGGCTATGACGCGGAAATCCGCATCAGCGTCCCAGGCGTCTTCAAAGGCTCCTCGTCCAACACCTGCTACTACGTGATGGATGCCAAGCATCCCCCTGCGAAGCCGAGCTGGCAGACCGCTGCCTTGCGTTGGGTAATTTTTGATGAGGCTCGCGATCTGCTTCGGCAGTCACCAAACGCCGAAGGTCGCGATCGGGATCTGGCCATTCTTGACGCGGCGGAGAAGGTGGCCGGGATCATCGCTTACAAGGAACACCCGAATGTCCAGCCGGAAGACTGGACGGACCTCAAGTCCATGCCTGAGCGGCACACCGTGCTCTATCCGAAGCTGCGCTTCAACCCCGATGAGATGGCGAACATCCGGCGCGGCTTCTTACCCACGGTAATGGAGCAGAAGTGGTTTTTGTACTTCACCGGCGACCGGCTAAGGATGCACCGGAGCTGGACTGGCGTCCTGATCTTTGACGTGGGATTCGCCTTTGACCCCAAGGGTGGCGCCTACGTCACCGACGTGATCGTGAACCGGGAAAACCGGGAGTACAGCAACACGGATGACGATGAAGACCTGAAGCTGCTGGAGGAGATCATTCGGTACCACCTGCTTCAGCCGTTGGAGGAGCCGGAGGTGGATGGCTTCGTGAAGGCAATGGGTCTGGCCATGCAGCCGAAATACCTCGGATCACCAGAGGTGGTGACTGCGCTGGTCAAAGAGATTTTCGACGTCGCCATTCGCGCGTTGGCCGAAGAAGCGACCGAGAAAGACTTCGTCGAAGCCGTAGGGAAGGTGATTGCAGCGTTTACGGATGACAACGCGGGCTACACCCGGATGCCGGGTTGGCACAGCGCCGAGCAGATGGGGGGCTACATCAAAAAGTACCTCAGCGGCAGCGACCAGGGCGAGCACCTGGCAGAGATCATCGGTAACGGCATGACTGCGCTAATTGCCAAGTTGCAGGAAATGCTGGGTGGTTTCTTGCAGGACCCTGCCGCCAATTGGGAGGAGCACGCGCTGGTTCAACTCAACGCGCTTCATCAGTTCGTGGTGACAGTTCTTCTTGGCACCAATACGGTGCTGTCTGGCGGGAAGACCTTGAGCGACTTTCAGTGGGTGCCGATTGCCGCCGGAGCCGGGAATAAGCAGGTCATCGTCGACGTGGGTTCCGAAGGTGGTTCATTGACCTTGTACGGCGTGCAGTCTCCCGAGGGCTGGCAGTTCCGGGTTGAAACCAATGAATCTGCACTGGAGGACGATGAGGATATGACGGATCTGCCGGAGCGTCCCTGGGTGGGAACGTGGCGCAGTGCCCTGAAGCAGCTTGATGCACACCCGTGGACTCAACTTCATCCTCTGGCGGTTCATTCGGAGTTTTGCGATCGAGTTTTCAAGGCCTTGCAGACCCGGAAGAAAAAAGGCCTTGTGATCGATTGGGATCAATGGGGCAATGTCCTGAAAATCTTCGTAGATGAAGAACAGTGA
- a CDS encoding HD domain-containing protein has translation MSAAAIVKAAQFAAEKHKNQRRKDADASPYINHPLALASVLAVEGGVETPEVICAALLHDTVEDTETTAKELAAIFGAKVTGIVLEVTDDKSLDKAVRKEEQVRHAPHISPEAKLVKLADKICNLRDILASPPADWSADRKREYFDWAARVVAGLRGVHPALEAVFDELYGRQAELL, from the coding sequence ATGAGTGCAGCAGCGATTGTGAAGGCAGCCCAGTTTGCGGCCGAGAAACACAAGAACCAACGTCGAAAGGATGCCGATGCGTCCCCGTACATCAATCACCCCCTGGCGTTGGCCAGTGTGTTGGCCGTTGAGGGGGGAGTTGAAACGCCGGAAGTAATTTGTGCCGCACTGCTGCACGACACCGTTGAGGACACAGAAACCACTGCTAAGGAACTGGCGGCCATCTTCGGCGCCAAGGTGACTGGCATCGTGCTGGAGGTGACCGACGATAAGAGTCTCGACAAGGCGGTGCGAAAAGAAGAACAGGTACGCCATGCCCCGCACATTTCGCCGGAGGCCAAACTCGTCAAGCTGGCCGACAAGATCTGCAATCTCAGGGACATCCTGGCATCCCCGCCAGCGGACTGGAGTGCTGACCGAAAACGGGAGTACTTTGACTGGGCAGCAAGGGTTGTGGCAGGGCTTCGTGGTGTGCATCCTGCGCTAGAGGCTGTTTTTGACGAGCTGTACGGCCGACAGGCTGAACTGCTTTAA
- a CDS encoding DUF3987 domain-containing protein, with the protein MPGEDVSDPPLGSSLDEVTPFANSGAGIHRNAPHPHRSCLYGLVGEVACAGGEGTETNPYAIAANFIAYLSCAIGRGVYLPIGNTWHHTRIFCLHIGRSGRGRKGDAVQLVLRIDQALRELDDRFAPQIHRGGLSSREGLVALMHDGYRQGKQEIPAIDDKRLWVVESEFANVLHQGRREGNTLSAALRDCWDGVSLKPATKSNRMYASHPHVCLSGAISPSELTEMMTARELTNGFANRFLMIWAERSQILPFPKATPQATVDALASRVLEILRFTGADQVDQRDHLRMELSAQAQWRYAQLYRTELNEDQGSEVVNSMLERRSPMLLRLAMLFALTDLQTRVDVPHIDAAMAWIQYITASVRYVFVSAADDARMAHALELSNRVLAFLHERGQATRSQISTECFRGKVPKSLIDDSLQCLLTSTPPKITVRQADRSDGAPGAPLRLYRLAAP; encoded by the coding sequence ATGCCCGGGGAGGATGTGTCAGATCCTCCGCTCGGCTCCTCCCTTGATGAGGTTACGCCTTTTGCGAACTCAGGAGCTGGCATCCATCGCAATGCGCCGCACCCCCACCGGTCTTGCCTTTACGGCTTGGTTGGCGAGGTGGCCTGTGCTGGCGGCGAGGGAACGGAAACCAATCCCTATGCCATCGCAGCCAATTTCATCGCATATCTTTCCTGCGCCATTGGTCGGGGCGTGTACCTGCCCATTGGGAATACTTGGCACCACACTCGAATTTTCTGCCTGCACATCGGGCGCTCGGGGCGCGGCCGCAAAGGCGACGCCGTGCAACTTGTCTTGCGAATCGATCAGGCCCTGCGCGAGTTGGATGATCGTTTTGCACCGCAGATTCACCGTGGCGGCCTGTCCAGTCGCGAGGGCCTTGTGGCCCTGATGCACGACGGCTATCGACAAGGCAAACAGGAAATTCCGGCGATTGACGACAAGCGATTGTGGGTGGTCGAGTCTGAATTCGCGAACGTGCTGCACCAGGGACGCCGCGAAGGCAACACGCTGTCCGCAGCGTTACGAGATTGCTGGGACGGCGTCAGTCTCAAGCCCGCGACGAAGTCGAACCGGATGTACGCCAGTCATCCACACGTATGCCTCAGTGGCGCGATTTCGCCCAGTGAACTGACGGAAATGATGACTGCTCGCGAGTTGACCAATGGCTTTGCCAACCGGTTTCTGATGATCTGGGCCGAGCGATCGCAAATCTTGCCTTTTCCGAAAGCGACACCACAGGCCACCGTGGACGCCTTGGCAAGCAGGGTTCTGGAGATACTCAGATTCACAGGAGCCGATCAGGTGGATCAGCGCGACCACTTGCGGATGGAGTTGTCTGCGCAGGCACAGTGGCGGTACGCCCAACTCTATCGAACCGAACTCAACGAGGATCAGGGTAGCGAAGTGGTCAATTCGATGCTGGAACGCCGTTCGCCGATGTTGCTGCGCTTGGCGATGTTGTTCGCGCTGACCGATTTGCAGACTCGAGTCGATGTGCCGCACATCGATGCAGCGATGGCTTGGATACAGTACATCACGGCATCCGTCCGGTACGTTTTTGTGAGTGCTGCTGACGATGCCAGGATGGCCCATGCGCTCGAACTTTCCAACCGAGTGCTGGCTTTCCTGCACGAGCGAGGTCAGGCCACGCGCAGTCAGATCAGCACAGAATGCTTCCGTGGCAAGGTGCCGAAGTCGTTGATCGATGACAGTCTGCAATGCCTTCTGACGAGTACGCCGCCAAAGATTACTGTGCGGCAGGCCGACCGCAGCGACGGCGCACCTGGCGCGCCACTGCGGTTGTACAGGCTGGCAGCGCCATAG
- a CDS encoding plasmid partitioning protein RepB C-terminal domain-containing protein, which produces MTQSNLGFIPDPITVAFDKLLPSRKAPDGLMSSRKFKQIISSIDAVGLIEPLTIAKADRTSGMHLLLDGHIRMFALQELGFTDAPCLIAKDDESYTYNNRINRLSTIQEHFMIRRAVDRGVTPARLAKSLELDLEHITKKINLLDGICAEAVRLLRDKHFSANLSPVLRKLKPTRQVECVELMVATNNITVSYAQALLAATPPNMLVNEGGPKKVKGVTADQMAKMEREMANLESQFKLVEQSYGQDVLNLVLARGYLTKLLDNEAVIRFLSQNNPDILREFSGIVQATALDK; this is translated from the coding sequence ATGACGCAAAGCAACCTGGGATTCATCCCTGACCCCATTACGGTGGCCTTCGACAAACTGTTGCCCTCTCGCAAAGCCCCTGACGGTCTCATGAGTTCGCGCAAGTTCAAGCAGATCATTTCCTCCATCGATGCCGTTGGCCTGATCGAACCCCTCACGATCGCCAAAGCAGACAGGACCAGTGGTATGCACCTGCTGCTGGACGGGCACATCCGAATGTTTGCCTTGCAGGAATTGGGCTTCACTGATGCTCCATGCCTGATCGCCAAGGACGACGAGAGCTACACCTACAACAACCGTATCAACCGGTTGTCGACCATCCAGGAGCATTTCATGATCCGGCGGGCGGTGGACCGTGGCGTCACACCGGCTCGATTGGCGAAATCATTGGAACTGGACCTGGAGCACATCACCAAGAAGATCAACCTGCTGGACGGGATCTGCGCGGAGGCTGTTCGACTGCTCAGGGACAAGCACTTTTCGGCCAACCTGAGTCCGGTCCTGCGCAAGCTCAAACCGACGCGCCAGGTCGAGTGCGTCGAACTGATGGTGGCCACAAACAACATCACGGTGTCCTACGCCCAGGCCTTGCTGGCGGCCACGCCCCCAAACATGCTGGTCAACGAGGGAGGCCCAAAGAAAGTCAAAGGTGTCACCGCCGATCAAATGGCGAAGATGGAGCGCGAAATGGCAAACCTGGAAAGTCAGTTCAAGCTGGTCGAGCAGTCGTACGGGCAGGACGTCCTCAACCTGGTGCTGGCCAGGGGCTACCTGACGAAACTGCTGGACAACGAAGCCGTGATCCGGTTCCTGTCGCAGAACAACCCCGACATCCTGCGCGAGTTTTCGGGGATCGTCCAGGCCACGGCTCTGGACAAGTAG
- a CDS encoding plasmid partitioning protein RepB C-terminal domain-containing protein encodes MSKEHPSSNLQMIPIDKIEVLNPRDRNGRIFDDIVGNIKNIGLKKPITVTPRKDGDGREKFLLICGEGRLKAFKSLGETTIPAMVVDVSDEDGFIMSLAENIARRQGRTLELLAGIEQMRDQGYDKKAIAQKTGLGQDYVHGILQLLKNGEERLLIAVESGRIPLNAALAIAGAGSNDKDIQAALQEAYENGQLRGNHLIQARKVIEKRRSLGRSIARGAPRKVPDVTSSSLIRTYQHEVERQKLMVKKAEFAQQRLLFVAEAMRQLMADENFTNLLRAEGLDSLPKYIAERVWPAGNAS; translated from the coding sequence ATGAGCAAAGAACATCCGTCCAGCAATCTCCAGATGATTCCGATCGACAAGATCGAAGTCCTCAATCCGCGCGACCGCAATGGCCGAATCTTCGATGACATCGTCGGAAACATCAAGAACATTGGCTTGAAGAAGCCGATCACGGTCACGCCGCGCAAGGACGGCGATGGCCGGGAGAAATTCTTGCTGATCTGCGGTGAAGGTCGGCTCAAGGCCTTCAAGTCCCTGGGCGAGACCACCATCCCGGCCATGGTCGTCGATGTCAGCGACGAAGACGGTTTCATCATGAGCCTGGCTGAAAACATCGCCCGCCGCCAGGGGCGAACCCTGGAGTTGCTGGCAGGCATCGAACAGATGCGAGATCAGGGCTACGACAAAAAGGCCATCGCCCAAAAGACGGGGCTTGGCCAGGACTACGTTCATGGCATCTTGCAGTTGCTCAAAAACGGCGAGGAGCGGCTACTGATTGCGGTTGAAAGTGGCCGCATCCCGCTCAACGCTGCGCTGGCCATCGCAGGGGCTGGTAGTAATGACAAGGACATCCAGGCGGCCCTGCAAGAGGCCTATGAAAACGGTCAATTGCGCGGCAACCACCTGATCCAGGCGCGCAAGGTCATCGAAAAGCGCCGATCGCTGGGGCGGTCAATCGCAAGGGGGGCTCCGCGCAAGGTCCCGGACGTGACGTCCTCCAGCCTTATCAGGACGTACCAGCACGAGGTCGAACGGCAAAAGCTCATGGTCAAGAAGGCGGAATTCGCCCAGCAGCGACTGCTCTTCGTGGCTGAAGCCATGCGCCAACTCATGGCCGATGAGAACTTCACCAACCTGCTGCGCGCCGAGGGGCTGGATAGCCTTCCAAAATACATTGCTGAACGCGTCTGGCCCGCAGGAAACGCCTCATGA
- a CDS encoding recombinase family protein: MQSEESESGRPDQPALFRAAEYVRMSTEHQQYSTENQADKIREYAAQRGIEIVRTYADEGKSGLNIGGRLALQQLIKDVESGTTDFQMVLVYDVSRWGRFQDADESAYYEYICRRAGIHVTYVAEQFENDGSPVSTIVKGVKRAMAGEYSRELSAKVFAGQCRLIELGYRQGGPAGYGLRRVLIDQSGSVKSELTRGEHKSLQTDRVILMPGPDSEVQTVNQIYKWFIDGGIPESEIAARLNGQGIRTDLDRDWTRATVREVLTNEKYIGNNVYNRISFKLKKHRITNQPDMWIKKEGAFEAIVPPEVFYMAQGIIRARAHRFSSEELIEKLRNLYQHRGFLSGLIIDEAEGMPSAAAYIHRFGSLIRAYEAVGFTPDRDYQFLEVNKFLRKLHPEIIGQTERAIAQLGGTVVRDPATDLLTVNREFSISVVLARCQTHDSRRLRWKVRFDTSLAPDITVAVRLDQPNQAPLDYYLLPRLDFGLPRISLAEHNGIEFESYRFDSLDYLHGMAERTRVRRAA; encoded by the coding sequence ATGCAATCAGAAGAATCAGAAAGTGGAAGGCCAGACCAACCTGCCTTGTTCCGAGCCGCCGAATACGTCCGGATGTCGACCGAGCACCAACAGTACTCGACCGAAAACCAGGCCGACAAGATCCGCGAGTACGCTGCTCAACGCGGCATCGAGATCGTGCGGACCTATGCCGACGAAGGCAAAAGCGGTCTGAACATTGGCGGGCGGCTGGCGCTGCAGCAATTGATCAAAGACGTGGAGTCCGGTACCACCGACTTCCAAATGGTGCTGGTGTATGACGTCAGCCGCTGGGGCCGGTTCCAGGACGCTGACGAAAGCGCCTATTACGAGTACATCTGTCGCCGCGCTGGCATCCACGTCACCTACGTGGCCGAACAGTTTGAAAACGACGGCTCACCGGTTTCCACCATCGTCAAAGGTGTCAAACGTGCCATGGCGGGCGAGTACAGCCGGGAACTGTCCGCCAAGGTGTTTGCCGGGCAGTGCCGCCTGATCGAATTGGGGTACCGGCAAGGTGGCCCGGCCGGTTACGGCCTGCGCCGCGTCCTGATCGACCAGAGTGGCTCCGTCAAAAGTGAGTTGACTCGTGGAGAGCACAAAAGCCTGCAAACGGATCGGGTGATCCTGATGCCAGGCCCCGACTCCGAGGTACAGACGGTCAACCAGATCTACAAGTGGTTCATCGATGGCGGCATACCGGAGTCGGAAATCGCGGCCCGACTCAATGGCCAGGGAATTCGTACCGACTTGGACCGGGATTGGACCCGGGCCACTGTCCGCGAGGTGCTGACCAACGAAAAGTACATCGGCAACAACGTGTACAACCGGATCTCCTTCAAGCTCAAAAAACACCGGATCACGAACCAACCGGACATGTGGATCAAGAAAGAAGGCGCCTTCGAGGCGATCGTGCCGCCGGAGGTGTTCTACATGGCTCAAGGCATCATCCGGGCCCGGGCGCACCGGTTCAGCAGCGAGGAGTTGATCGAAAAACTGCGCAACCTGTACCAGCATCGTGGCTTTTTGTCGGGTCTGATCATCGATGAGGCCGAAGGGATGCCGTCGGCCGCCGCTTACATCCACCGCTTCGGCAGCCTGATCCGGGCCTATGAGGCGGTGGGCTTCACCCCCGATCGGGACTACCAGTTCCTGGAGGTCAACAAGTTCCTGCGCAAGCTGCACCCGGAAATCATCGGTCAGACCGAACGGGCAATCGCGCAACTCGGTGGCACGGTCGTGCGAGACCCGGCCACCGACCTGCTGACGGTGAACCGGGAGTTCAGCATTTCGGTCGTTTTGGCCCGGTGCCAAACCCACGACAGCAGGCGTCTGCGCTGGAAGGTTCGCTTCGACACCAGTCTGGCACCTGACATCACGGTGGCCGTGCGCCTGGACCAACCGAACCAAGCTCCACTGGATTACTACTTGCTCCCGCGCCTGGACTTCGGCCTGCCACGCATCAGCCTGGCCGAACACAACGGCATCGAGTTCGAGAGCTACCGCTTTGACAGCCTGGACTATCTCCACGGCATGGCAGAACGTACCCGCGTCAGGAGGGCCGCATGA
- a CDS encoding Fic family protein, giving the protein MSLIARIDEFKGAWRALGTLAPDRLSALRRVATIESIGSSTRIEGSKLSDREVEKLLSNLAIQSFETRDEQEVAGYAELMDLVFSSWRDIPFNENHVKQLHQILLRHSEKDSRHRGQYKTNSNSVAAFDENGVQIGIVFETASPFDTPRLMAELVAWVNGERDKAQLHPLLIIAIFVVVFLEIHPFQDGNGRLSRVLTTLLLIQAGYAYVPYSSLESVIELNKEAYYLALRQTQGSIRTDAPNWQPWLVFFLRSLAEQVRRLEKKVEREKIVLAALPELSLQIVEFAREHGRVTIGDAIKLTGVSRNTLKQHFRNLVEHGHLNQQGSGRGVWYELK; this is encoded by the coding sequence TTGAGCCTGATCGCTCGGATTGATGAGTTCAAAGGCGCTTGGCGTGCCTTGGGCACCCTTGCGCCTGATCGTCTGTCTGCCTTGCGCAGGGTGGCCACCATCGAGAGCATCGGGTCGTCAACCCGTATCGAGGGCAGCAAGCTGTCCGACAGGGAAGTGGAGAAGCTGCTTTCCAACCTGGCCATCCAGTCTTTCGAGACCCGTGATGAGCAGGAGGTGGCTGGCTACGCCGAACTGATGGACTTGGTGTTCAGCTCCTGGCGTGACATTCCGTTCAACGAGAACCACGTCAAGCAACTGCACCAGATCCTGCTGCGCCACAGTGAGAAGGACTCGCGGCACCGCGGACAGTACAAGACCAACTCAAACAGCGTGGCCGCTTTCGATGAAAACGGTGTGCAGATCGGGATCGTGTTCGAGACGGCAAGCCCGTTCGACACGCCGCGTCTGATGGCTGAATTGGTTGCCTGGGTGAATGGGGAGCGCGACAAGGCGCAGTTGCACCCGCTTTTGATCATTGCCATCTTCGTCGTGGTGTTCTTGGAGATCCACCCGTTCCAAGATGGCAATGGCCGCCTCAGTCGTGTCTTGACCACTTTGTTGCTCATTCAGGCAGGCTACGCTTACGTGCCGTACAGCTCACTGGAGAGCGTGATCGAGCTGAATAAAGAGGCTTACTACCTAGCCTTGCGGCAGACGCAGGGGTCCATCCGGACCGATGCTCCCAACTGGCAACCGTGGCTGGTGTTCTTCCTGCGGTCACTGGCCGAGCAGGTACGGCGGCTTGAAAAGAAGGTGGAGCGCGAGAAGATCGTATTGGCTGCCTTGCCCGAGCTGTCACTGCAGATCGTCGAATTTGCCCGCGAGCACGGGCGCGTCACGATTGGCGATGCGATCAAATTGACGGGTGTCAGCCGTAACACGCTGAAGCAACATTTCCGCAACCTGGTCGAGCACGGTCATTTGAATCAGCAGGGCAGCGGGCGTGGTGTTTGGTACGAACTCAAGTGA
- a CDS encoding alpha/beta hydrolase — translation MTELPMAQPNQETIHDLLVRNIPRELVMGLEDAKLVGAQRAYAAARGMDDGHLPSVVGQLRHFHMNESFHRALAVADASPSPLRGNRIVTGRSGIFTLARFNTKYGVWNSGRRSETRKQMSLANAAIEPLVQPGLFSGYVEPSQAVVFVVACFAGSLYSQPETPVSIEIAVPDRHMQGWLFREPIDAFIKRYDQQPTAGQDDLAVPKLKKNIGKQQDKDGTGS, via the coding sequence ATGACGGAGTTGCCAATGGCCCAGCCGAACCAAGAAACGATCCATGACCTGCTCGTGAGGAATATTCCGCGTGAGCTTGTCATGGGCCTCGAAGACGCCAAGCTGGTCGGCGCTCAACGTGCCTATGCTGCAGCGCGAGGGATGGATGACGGGCACTTGCCCAGCGTGGTGGGGCAGTTGCGCCACTTCCATATGAACGAGTCCTTCCATCGCGCACTCGCCGTTGCAGACGCATCTCCTTCACCGCTACGCGGCAATCGGATCGTCACAGGCCGGTCTGGGATCTTCACCTTGGCACGGTTCAACACCAAGTATGGAGTCTGGAACAGCGGGCGGCGTAGCGAAACCCGAAAACAGATGTCCCTGGCGAACGCAGCCATCGAGCCGCTGGTACAACCCGGACTCTTTTCAGGCTACGTGGAGCCATCCCAAGCGGTTGTGTTCGTCGTGGCCTGCTTTGCAGGATCGCTGTACAGCCAGCCGGAAACACCCGTCTCCATCGAAATCGCGGTTCCAGATCGCCACATGCAAGGCTGGCTTTTCCGGGAACCCATTGACGCATTTATCAAGCGCTACGACCAGCAGCCGACAGCAGGCCAGGACGATTTGGCTGTGCCGAAGCTGAAGAAGAACATTGGCAAACAACAAGACAAAGACGGAACAGGATCATGA